One Tripterygium wilfordii isolate XIE 37 chromosome 10, ASM1340144v1, whole genome shotgun sequence DNA segment encodes these proteins:
- the LOC120007539 gene encoding OBERON-like protein isoform X2 yields MGTSSGSNIHLPSKMLPPCQQPRAGGLQTSLSLLSSDPRLSPDGQEPRSNSDNMRESPTESASSRETWPTADAVVAKKLENGKAEVECAEQSVIRRVSSADKISLRDIARERVDLISEKMHRIPDEYLEELKGGLRAILEGTGGSQHREEFLILQKLVQNRSDLTAKTLIRAHRVQLEILVSINTGIQAFLHPSISLSQTSLIEVFVFKMCRNIACQNQLPADDCTCEICTNRNGFCNLCMCVICNKFDFEVNTCRWVGCDLCSHWTHTDCAIRERQICMGPSKSGACPTEMLFRCRACNRTSELLGWVKDVFQHCAPAWDRDALMRELDFVSRIFRGSEDPRGRKLFMKCEDLMGKMKGGLPESGACRAILMFFQELEVDSPKSVENGEGGRLIVPQEACNRIAEVVQEAVKKMEMVADEKLRMFKKARMALEACDRELEDKAREVAEIKLERQKKKLQIEELEKIVRLKQAEADMFQLKANEAKREAERLQRIALAKTDKSEEEYASSYLKLRLSEAEAEKQYLFEKIKLQESSRASQSSGGGDPSQALMYSKIHDLLQGYNINPNAESQPNERHPFRTNP; encoded by the exons ATGGGGACATCATCTGGATCTAACATCCACCTGCCCTCAAAAATGTTGCCCCCATGCCAGCAACCGCGAGCTGGAGGGCTGCAAACATCACTGTCCCTGCTCTCTTCTGATCCTCGCTTGTCTCCTGATGGCCAGGAACCTAGATCAAACTCTGATAATATGCGTGAATCTCCTACTGAAAGTGCCAGCTCCCGCGAGACCTGGCCTACTGCTGATGCTGTTGTGGCAAAGAAGTTGGAAAATGGGAAAGCAGAGGTTGAATGTGCCGAACAGTCTGTTATTCGTCGTGTCTCTAGTGCAGATAAGATATCTCTACGAGACATAGCCAGAGAAAGAGTGGATTTAATCTCTGAAAAAATGCATCGAATACCTGATGAGTATCTAGAGGAGCTAAAGGGAGGACTTCGGGCTATCCTTGAAGGGACTGGTGGTTCTCAGCATCGAGAGGAATTTCTAATTTTGCAGAAACTCGTTCAGAATAGATCTGATTTAACAGCTAAGACATTGATTAGAGCTCACCGTGTACAGCTCGAAATCCTTGTTTCCATCAATACTGGAATTCAGGCATTTTTGCATCCAAGTATCAGTCTCTCTCAGACATCCCTTATCGAGGTCTTTGTTTTCAAGATGTGCAGAAATATAGCATGTCAAAACCAGCTTCCTGCTGATGATTGTACTTGTGAAATATGCACAAACAGAAATGGTTTTTGCAATCTTTGCATGTGTGTGATCTGCAACAAGTTCGATTTTGAAGTGAATACATGCCGTTGGGTTGGTTGTGACTTGTGTTCTCACTGGACTCACACTGATTGTGCGATCCGTgaaagacaaatttgtatggGCCCTTCTAAAAGTGGAGCCTGCCCGACTGAAATGCTTTTCCGATGCCGGGCATGCAATCGGACATCTGAATTGTTAGGTTGGGTTAAAGATGTATTTCAACATTGTGCACCAGCCTGGGACCGTGATGCTCTGATGAGGGAACTTGATTTTGTTAGTAGAATCTTCCGTGGAAGCGAAGACCCTCGAGGAAGGAAACTATTTATGAAGTGTGAGGATCTTATGGGAAAGATGAAGGGGGGACTTCCAGAGTCAGGAGCATGCAGAGCAATATTGATGTTTTTCCAAG AGCTCGAGGTTGACTCTCCAAAGAGTGTGGAAAATGGGGAGGGTGGACGGCTGATAGTCCCACAGGAGGCATGCAACCGAATTGCTGAAGTGGTACAAGAGGCTGTAAAGAAGATGGAGATGGTTGCTGATGAGAAGTTGAGAATGTTCAAGAAAGCCCGCATGGCGCTTGAGGCTTGTGACCGAGAGCTTGAGGACAAGGCTAGGGAAGTCGCGGAGATAAAGTTGGAGAGGCAGAAAAAGAAGCTACAGATAGAAGAGCTGGAGAAAATTGTGAGGCTTAAGCAAGCAGAGGCTGATATGTTCCAGCTGAAGGCCAATGAGGCAAAACGGGAGGCTGAGAGGCTGCAGAGGATTGCACTTGCTAAGACCGATAAATCTGAGGAAGAATACGCCAGTAGTTATTTAAAACTTCGTTTGAGTGAGGCCGAGGCTGAAAAACAGTATCTGTTTGAGAAGATTAAGCTGCAGGAAAGTTCACGGGCATCACAAAGCAGTGGTGGAGGTGACCCTTCGCAGGCCTTGATGTATTCCAAAATCCATGATTTGCTACAAGGGTACAATATCAATCCAAACGCAGAATCCCAGCCAAATGAGCGCCATCCCTTCAGAACAAATCCCTGA
- the LOC120007539 gene encoding OBERON-like protein isoform X3, whose amino-acid sequence MRESPTESASSRETWPTADAVVAKKLENGKAEVECAEQSVIRRVSSADKISLRDIARERVDLISEKMHRIPDEYLEELKGGLRAILEGTGGSQHREEFLILQKLVQNRSDLTAKTLIRAHRVQLEILVSINTGIQAFLHPSISLSQTSLIEVFVFKMCRNIACQNQLPADDCTCEICTNRNGFCNLCMCVICNKFDFEVNTCRWVGCDLCSHWTHTDCAIRERQICMGPSKSGACPTEMLFRCRACNRTSELLGWVKDVFQHCAPAWDRDALMRELDFVSRIFRGSEDPRGRKLFMKCEDLMGKMKGGLPESGACRAILMFFQELEVDSPKSVENGEGGRLIVPQEACNRIAEVVQEAVKKMEMVADEKLRMFKKARMALEACDRELEDKAREVAEIKLERQKKKLQIEELEKIVRLKQAEADMFQLKANEAKREAERLQRIALAKTDKSEEEYASSYLKLRLSEAEAEKQYLFEKIKLQESSRASQSSGGGDPSQALMYSKIHDLLQGYNINPNAESQPNERHPFRTNP is encoded by the exons ATGCGTGAATCTCCTACTGAAAGTGCCAGCTCCCGCGAGACCTGGCCTACTGCTGATGCTGTTGTGGCAAAGAAGTTGGAAAATGGGAAAGCAGAGGTTGAATGTGCCGAACAGTCTGTTATTCGTCGTGTCTCTAGTGCAGATAAGATATCTCTACGAGACATAGCCAGAGAAAGAGTGGATTTAATCTCTGAAAAAATGCATCGAATACCTGATGAGTATCTAGAGGAGCTAAAGGGAGGACTTCGGGCTATCCTTGAAGGGACTGGTGGTTCTCAGCATCGAGAGGAATTTCTAATTTTGCAGAAACTCGTTCAGAATAGATCTGATTTAACAGCTAAGACATTGATTAGAGCTCACCGTGTACAGCTCGAAATCCTTGTTTCCATCAATACTGGAATTCAGGCATTTTTGCATCCAAGTATCAGTCTCTCTCAGACATCCCTTATCGAGGTCTTTGTTTTCAAGATGTGCAGAAATATAGCATGTCAAAACCAGCTTCCTGCTGATGATTGTACTTGTGAAATATGCACAAACAGAAATGGTTTTTGCAATCTTTGCATGTGTGTGATCTGCAACAAGTTCGATTTTGAAGTGAATACATGCCGTTGGGTTGGTTGTGACTTGTGTTCTCACTGGACTCACACTGATTGTGCGATCCGTgaaagacaaatttgtatggGCCCTTCTAAAAGTGGAGCCTGCCCGACTGAAATGCTTTTCCGATGCCGGGCATGCAATCGGACATCTGAATTGTTAGGTTGGGTTAAAGATGTATTTCAACATTGTGCACCAGCCTGGGACCGTGATGCTCTGATGAGGGAACTTGATTTTGTTAGTAGAATCTTCCGTGGAAGCGAAGACCCTCGAGGAAGGAAACTATTTATGAAGTGTGAGGATCTTATGGGAAAGATGAAGGGGGGACTTCCAGAGTCAGGAGCATGCAGAGCAATATTGATGTTTTTCCAAG AGCTCGAGGTTGACTCTCCAAAGAGTGTGGAAAATGGGGAGGGTGGACGGCTGATAGTCCCACAGGAGGCATGCAACCGAATTGCTGAAGTGGTACAAGAGGCTGTAAAGAAGATGGAGATGGTTGCTGATGAGAAGTTGAGAATGTTCAAGAAAGCCCGCATGGCGCTTGAGGCTTGTGACCGAGAGCTTGAGGACAAGGCTAGGGAAGTCGCGGAGATAAAGTTGGAGAGGCAGAAAAAGAAGCTACAGATAGAAGAGCTGGAGAAAATTGTGAGGCTTAAGCAAGCAGAGGCTGATATGTTCCAGCTGAAGGCCAATGAGGCAAAACGGGAGGCTGAGAGGCTGCAGAGGATTGCACTTGCTAAGACCGATAAATCTGAGGAAGAATACGCCAGTAGTTATTTAAAACTTCGTTTGAGTGAGGCCGAGGCTGAAAAACAGTATCTGTTTGAGAAGATTAAGCTGCAGGAAAGTTCACGGGCATCACAAAGCAGTGGTGGAGGTGACCCTTCGCAGGCCTTGATGTATTCCAAAATCCATGATTTGCTACAAGGGTACAATATCAATCCAAACGCAGAATCCCAGCCAAATGAGCGCCATCCCTTCAGAACAAATCCCTGA
- the LOC120007539 gene encoding OBERON-like protein isoform X1 has translation MLLIQQNFVMGTSSGSNIHLPSKMLPPCQQPRAGGLQTSLSLLSSDPRLSPDGQEPRSNSDNMRESPTESASSRETWPTADAVVAKKLENGKAEVECAEQSVIRRVSSADKISLRDIARERVDLISEKMHRIPDEYLEELKGGLRAILEGTGGSQHREEFLILQKLVQNRSDLTAKTLIRAHRVQLEILVSINTGIQAFLHPSISLSQTSLIEVFVFKMCRNIACQNQLPADDCTCEICTNRNGFCNLCMCVICNKFDFEVNTCRWVGCDLCSHWTHTDCAIRERQICMGPSKSGACPTEMLFRCRACNRTSELLGWVKDVFQHCAPAWDRDALMRELDFVSRIFRGSEDPRGRKLFMKCEDLMGKMKGGLPESGACRAILMFFQELEVDSPKSVENGEGGRLIVPQEACNRIAEVVQEAVKKMEMVADEKLRMFKKARMALEACDRELEDKAREVAEIKLERQKKKLQIEELEKIVRLKQAEADMFQLKANEAKREAERLQRIALAKTDKSEEEYASSYLKLRLSEAEAEKQYLFEKIKLQESSRASQSSGGGDPSQALMYSKIHDLLQGYNINPNAESQPNERHPFRTNP, from the exons ATG CTACTGATTCAGCAAAATTTTGTGATGGGGACATCATCTGGATCTAACATCCACCTGCCCTCAAAAATGTTGCCCCCATGCCAGCAACCGCGAGCTGGAGGGCTGCAAACATCACTGTCCCTGCTCTCTTCTGATCCTCGCTTGTCTCCTGATGGCCAGGAACCTAGATCAAACTCTGATAATATGCGTGAATCTCCTACTGAAAGTGCCAGCTCCCGCGAGACCTGGCCTACTGCTGATGCTGTTGTGGCAAAGAAGTTGGAAAATGGGAAAGCAGAGGTTGAATGTGCCGAACAGTCTGTTATTCGTCGTGTCTCTAGTGCAGATAAGATATCTCTACGAGACATAGCCAGAGAAAGAGTGGATTTAATCTCTGAAAAAATGCATCGAATACCTGATGAGTATCTAGAGGAGCTAAAGGGAGGACTTCGGGCTATCCTTGAAGGGACTGGTGGTTCTCAGCATCGAGAGGAATTTCTAATTTTGCAGAAACTCGTTCAGAATAGATCTGATTTAACAGCTAAGACATTGATTAGAGCTCACCGTGTACAGCTCGAAATCCTTGTTTCCATCAATACTGGAATTCAGGCATTTTTGCATCCAAGTATCAGTCTCTCTCAGACATCCCTTATCGAGGTCTTTGTTTTCAAGATGTGCAGAAATATAGCATGTCAAAACCAGCTTCCTGCTGATGATTGTACTTGTGAAATATGCACAAACAGAAATGGTTTTTGCAATCTTTGCATGTGTGTGATCTGCAACAAGTTCGATTTTGAAGTGAATACATGCCGTTGGGTTGGTTGTGACTTGTGTTCTCACTGGACTCACACTGATTGTGCGATCCGTgaaagacaaatttgtatggGCCCTTCTAAAAGTGGAGCCTGCCCGACTGAAATGCTTTTCCGATGCCGGGCATGCAATCGGACATCTGAATTGTTAGGTTGGGTTAAAGATGTATTTCAACATTGTGCACCAGCCTGGGACCGTGATGCTCTGATGAGGGAACTTGATTTTGTTAGTAGAATCTTCCGTGGAAGCGAAGACCCTCGAGGAAGGAAACTATTTATGAAGTGTGAGGATCTTATGGGAAAGATGAAGGGGGGACTTCCAGAGTCAGGAGCATGCAGAGCAATATTGATGTTTTTCCAAG AGCTCGAGGTTGACTCTCCAAAGAGTGTGGAAAATGGGGAGGGTGGACGGCTGATAGTCCCACAGGAGGCATGCAACCGAATTGCTGAAGTGGTACAAGAGGCTGTAAAGAAGATGGAGATGGTTGCTGATGAGAAGTTGAGAATGTTCAAGAAAGCCCGCATGGCGCTTGAGGCTTGTGACCGAGAGCTTGAGGACAAGGCTAGGGAAGTCGCGGAGATAAAGTTGGAGAGGCAGAAAAAGAAGCTACAGATAGAAGAGCTGGAGAAAATTGTGAGGCTTAAGCAAGCAGAGGCTGATATGTTCCAGCTGAAGGCCAATGAGGCAAAACGGGAGGCTGAGAGGCTGCAGAGGATTGCACTTGCTAAGACCGATAAATCTGAGGAAGAATACGCCAGTAGTTATTTAAAACTTCGTTTGAGTGAGGCCGAGGCTGAAAAACAGTATCTGTTTGAGAAGATTAAGCTGCAGGAAAGTTCACGGGCATCACAAAGCAGTGGTGGAGGTGACCCTTCGCAGGCCTTGATGTATTCCAAAATCCATGATTTGCTACAAGGGTACAATATCAATCCAAACGCAGAATCCCAGCCAAATGAGCGCCATCCCTTCAGAACAAATCCCTGA